In Streptomyces nojiriensis, one genomic interval encodes:
- a CDS encoding AAA family ATPase, which translates to MDEVLEVVGLAKAARRPAGTYSLGMSGRLGVAGALLGDPPVLILDEPVNGLDPDGVRWIRRLVRDRAAEGRTVFLSSHLMSEMQVTADHLVVIGRGRLLSDSSLAEFLAAASPASARASVPDPEGRSTLVGCLTAADGVSVGTSASGELAVHGMSAAEVGDLSHHCGVRLHALSDVRVSLEQAYMDLTARSVEYASDATEERGRQ; encoded by the coding sequence GTGGACGAGGTGCTGGAGGTGGTGGGCCTGGCCAAAGCGGCCCGCAGACCGGCCGGAACGTACTCGCTGGGCATGAGCGGGCGGCTCGGAGTGGCGGGCGCCCTGCTCGGCGACCCCCCGGTGCTGATCCTGGACGAGCCGGTGAACGGCCTCGACCCGGACGGTGTGCGGTGGATCCGCAGGCTGGTGCGGGACCGGGCGGCGGAGGGGCGCACCGTGTTCCTCTCCAGCCATCTGATGAGCGAGATGCAGGTGACGGCCGATCACCTCGTCGTGATCGGGCGGGGGCGGCTGCTGAGCGACTCCTCCCTGGCGGAGTTCCTGGCCGCCGCATCGCCTGCCTCGGCACGGGCCTCGGTGCCCGACCCGGAAGGGCGGTCCACGCTGGTCGGTTGTCTGACGGCGGCCGACGGCGTCAGCGTGGGGACATCCGCGTCGGGGGAGCTCGCCGTGCACGGCATGAGCGCCGCCGAGGTCGGTGACCTCTCCCACCACTGCGGCGTGCGGCTGCACGCGCTGAGCGACGTGAGGGTGTCGCTGGAGCAGGCGTACATGGACCTGACCGCGCGGAGCGTCGAGTACGCGTCCGACGCCACCGAGGAGAGGGGACGGCAGTGA
- a CDS encoding alpha/beta fold hydrolase — protein MTAADAPPIVFVHGTRFSAGQWSAQLTALQEDFRVTAVDLPGHGARSAQPWSLDAATEIISSAVDSLGGEPALVVGHSLGGYASLEFARRCPEQLRGLVLAGASAATRGPWAMPYRLIAGLVPRIPADRLTRWNDRFLRRLYSPEVVDATIRAGYAFHTLPAAWGEVLGRFDADAMRRVSAPVLILNGEKDPVFRSGERAFVRAHPHARIELIPRARHLANFDDPDAFTDAVRRFALQLPARGPVTR, from the coding sequence ATGACGGCTGCGGATGCACCACCGATCGTCTTCGTACACGGCACACGATTCAGCGCGGGTCAATGGAGCGCACAGCTCACCGCGCTCCAGGAAGACTTCCGGGTGACCGCCGTCGACCTGCCGGGCCACGGCGCGCGCTCTGCGCAGCCCTGGAGTCTGGACGCGGCGACGGAGATCATCTCTTCCGCGGTGGACTCACTCGGCGGCGAACCCGCTCTGGTCGTCGGGCACTCGCTCGGCGGATACGCCTCGCTGGAATTCGCGCGACGCTGCCCGGAACAGCTGCGGGGGCTGGTTCTCGCGGGGGCCAGCGCCGCGACGCGTGGTCCGTGGGCCATGCCGTACCGGTTGATCGCCGGGCTCGTCCCCCGCATACCGGCGGACCGGTTGACCCGCTGGAACGACAGGTTCCTGCGTCGGCTCTACTCTCCCGAGGTGGTGGACGCCACGATCCGCGCCGGCTACGCCTTCCACACCCTGCCGGCCGCCTGGGGCGAGGTACTGGGCCGCTTCGACGCGGATGCGATGCGCCGCGTATCGGCTCCCGTGCTCATCCTGAACGGCGAGAAGGACCCCGTCTTCCGGTCCGGCGAGAGGGCCTTCGTCCGGGCCCATCCGCACGCCCGCATCGAACTGATCCCGCGGGCGAGACACCTCGCGAACTTCGACGATCCGGACGCCTTCACGGATGCCGTCCGCCGCTTCGCCCTGCAACTGCCTGCTCGGGGACCCGTCACCCGGTGA
- a CDS encoding trypsin-like serine peptidase: MRRTLTMAVVAAALLVPGGPLPVAVAGAGSAAAPVAVGRWSAREAQSFWTAERMASAAPLPPVPPGLVDPAPPELPEPPEPAEPVEGDPAEPAASADPAEAIPAATPTPVVTGLPVPSATPAATPTPAPTPTPTAVATPTRAPSAPAPAPLPAPARPAVPRLPALTPGIGQNFDGIPVAGRMFLVKSGGTYFCTASVVSSPGRDLVLTAAHCLLGSDTQQVAFVPQYTRAKPQPYGMFPVLRDAAGRSKIWIDPRYRSQGIDRAAALDVAFAQVGPDARGFPVEAVVGGNRLKTGAGYAHARVTLIGYPASAARPRVCVNRTTKFTSADARIPGSFLRIDCTGYPGGTSGGPFLTGYDARTGTGDVVGVIGGWKTGGDKADTSYSSYFGADIRKLYEKAVAGAKARR, translated from the coding sequence ATGCGACGTACGTTGACGATGGCCGTGGTGGCGGCCGCCCTGCTGGTACCGGGAGGGCCGCTGCCCGTGGCCGTGGCCGGGGCCGGGAGCGCCGCCGCTCCGGTGGCCGTCGGCCGCTGGTCGGCGCGTGAGGCGCAGTCCTTCTGGACCGCCGAACGGATGGCCTCCGCCGCCCCGTTGCCGCCCGTGCCGCCCGGACTCGTGGATCCCGCGCCGCCCGAGCTGCCCGAACCGCCGGAGCCGGCCGAACCCGTCGAAGGCGACCCTGCCGAACCCGCCGCCTCGGCCGACCCGGCCGAGGCGATCCCGGCCGCCACACCGACCCCCGTCGTGACGGGGCTCCCGGTGCCGTCCGCGACCCCGGCCGCCACACCGACGCCCGCTCCCACCCCCACACCCACTGCCGTTGCCACGCCGACCCGTGCGCCATCGGCCCCGGCCCCGGCTCCGCTACCGGCTCCGGCACGCCCGGCCGTTCCGCGACTGCCGGCCCTCACCCCCGGCATCGGGCAGAACTTCGACGGCATCCCGGTCGCCGGCCGGATGTTCCTCGTCAAGAGCGGCGGGACCTACTTCTGCACCGCGAGCGTGGTCTCCTCCCCCGGCCGCGACCTGGTGCTCACCGCGGCGCACTGCCTCCTCGGCTCCGACACCCAGCAGGTGGCCTTCGTACCGCAGTACACGCGGGCGAAGCCGCAGCCGTACGGCATGTTCCCGGTCCTGCGGGACGCGGCCGGGCGCTCCAAGATCTGGATCGACCCGCGCTACCGCTCCCAGGGCATCGACCGCGCGGCCGCCCTCGACGTGGCCTTCGCCCAGGTGGGTCCGGACGCCCGCGGCTTCCCGGTGGAGGCCGTGGTCGGCGGGAACCGGCTGAAGACCGGCGCCGGTTACGCGCACGCGCGGGTCACGTTGATCGGCTACCCGGCCTCCGCCGCCCGGCCGCGCGTGTGCGTCAACCGGACGACGAAGTTCACCAGTGCCGACGCCCGGATCCCGGGATCGTTCCTGCGGATCGACTGCACCGGCTATCCCGGTGGGACCAGCGGCGGTCCGTTCCTGACCGGCTACGACGCGCGCACCGGGACCGGTGACGTGGTGGGGGTCATCGGCGGCTGGAAGACCGGCGGGGACAAGGCCGACACCTCGTACAGCTCCTACTTCGGCGCGGACATCAGGAAGTTGTACGAGAAGGCGGTTGCCGGGGCGAAGGCGCGGCGGTGA
- a CDS encoding lamin tail domain-containing protein, with the protein MRTNWRREAHIIAVTLTALAVGLSGAPASAQVQPTVRINEVESSGGSPGDWIELVNTGTTAVDISKWVVKDNDNSHAYTIAKNTSLAPGAFLALDVESSFGLGSSDSARLFTADGSTLVDSATWTAHAATTYGRCPDGSGAFTTTTAATKGAANACGTSGGGQPTPGPWPGDSAVTVADASNVFGENLSGLSFESAGVLWAVDNGPGKLYRLVPNGSAWRPDPAGGWATGKTLHYANGSGDPDAEGVVVTPDGLFVATERDNGNGSTSLPKILRYDTSSGASSLNATAEWNLTSDLPSLPANAGPEAISWVPDSFLTAHGFRDEHTGAVYDPASYPGHGSGLFFAGVEANGTVYAYALNLSGGGYTRVAAIAAGFTGVMDLEFEAATGHLWAACDDTCQGRTSTLDIDAQGKFTATAVHDRPTGMPNYNNEGFAIAPQSACTAGHKPVVWSDDTNDGGHALRAGTLNCTP; encoded by the coding sequence TTGCGTACGAACTGGCGTAGAGAAGCCCACATCATCGCCGTCACCCTGACCGCCCTGGCCGTCGGCCTGTCCGGTGCGCCGGCCTCGGCGCAGGTGCAGCCGACGGTGCGGATCAACGAGGTCGAGTCGAGCGGCGGCAGCCCGGGTGACTGGATCGAGCTCGTCAACACCGGGACCACCGCGGTCGACATCTCCAAGTGGGTCGTCAAGGACAACGACAACTCCCACGCCTACACGATCGCCAAGAACACCTCGCTGGCCCCGGGGGCCTTCCTCGCGCTGGACGTCGAGTCGTCGTTCGGCCTGGGCAGCTCCGACTCCGCGCGGCTGTTCACGGCGGACGGCTCCACCCTGGTCGACTCCGCCACCTGGACCGCCCACGCGGCCACCACCTACGGCCGCTGCCCGGACGGCAGCGGCGCGTTCACCACCACGACCGCCGCGACCAAGGGCGCGGCCAACGCCTGCGGCACCTCCGGTGGCGGCCAGCCCACCCCCGGGCCCTGGCCCGGCGACTCCGCGGTCACCGTTGCGGACGCCTCCAACGTGTTCGGGGAGAACCTCAGCGGCCTGTCCTTCGAGAGCGCCGGCGTGCTCTGGGCGGTCGACAACGGGCCCGGCAAGCTCTACCGGCTCGTACCCAACGGCTCGGCATGGCGCCCCGACCCGGCCGGCGGCTGGGCGACGGGCAAGACCCTGCACTACGCGAACGGCAGCGGCGACCCCGACGCCGAGGGTGTGGTCGTCACCCCCGACGGCCTGTTCGTCGCCACCGAACGCGACAACGGCAACGGCTCCACGAGCCTGCCGAAGATCCTCCGCTACGACACCTCCTCCGGCGCCTCCTCCCTGAACGCGACCGCCGAGTGGAACCTCACCTCCGACCTGCCCTCCCTGCCGGCCAATGCCGGGCCCGAGGCCATCTCGTGGGTACCCGACTCGTTCCTGACTGCGCACGGCTTCCGCGACGAGCACACCGGCGCCGTCTACGACCCGGCCTCCTACCCCGGCCACGGCAGCGGGCTGTTCTTCGCCGGAGTCGAGGCCAACGGAACCGTCTACGCCTACGCCCTGAACCTGTCCGGCGGCGGTTACACCCGCGTCGCCGCCATCGCCGCCGGCTTCACCGGCGTGATGGACCTGGAGTTCGAGGCCGCCACCGGCCACCTGTGGGCGGCCTGCGACGACACCTGCCAGGGCCGGACCTCGACCCTCGACATCGACGCCCAGGGCAAGTTCACCGCCACCGCCGTCCACGACCGGCCCACCGGCATGCCCAACTACAACAACGAGGGCTTCGCGATCGCCCCCCAGTCCGCCTGCACCGCCGGCCACAAGCCGGTCGTGTGGTCCGACGACACCAACGACGGTGGCCACGCACTGCGCGCCGGCACCCTGAACTGCACTCCCTGA
- a CDS encoding (2Fe-2S)-binding protein yields MVHPVRETRSVVGLHVNGRRHELDVDHRVTLLDLLREHLGLTGAKKGCDHGQCGACTVLVGGRRANSCLLLAVAHDGARVTTVEGLGGDGADGLHPLQEAFMERDAFQCGYCTPGQLCSAAGLLAEAAADPGAADLSRSGIAEAMSGNLCRCGAYPRIVDAVQDAAAVVQAAAPAQAPGDGRVVA; encoded by the coding sequence GTGGTGCATCCAGTGCGGGAGACCCGCTCCGTCGTCGGGCTGCATGTGAACGGCCGGCGCCACGAGCTCGACGTGGACCACCGGGTCACCCTCCTGGACCTGCTGCGGGAGCACCTCGGGCTGACCGGCGCCAAGAAGGGCTGCGACCACGGTCAGTGCGGCGCCTGCACCGTCCTGGTCGGCGGCCGGCGCGCCAACAGCTGCCTGCTGCTCGCCGTCGCCCACGACGGCGCCCGGGTCACCACCGTGGAAGGGCTGGGCGGCGACGGAGCGGACGGCCTGCACCCGTTGCAGGAGGCCTTCATGGAACGTGACGCCTTCCAGTGCGGCTACTGCACGCCCGGCCAGCTCTGTTCCGCGGCCGGCCTGCTCGCCGAGGCGGCCGCCGACCCCGGGGCCGCGGACCTCAGCCGCTCCGGGATCGCCGAGGCGATGAGCGGCAACCTGTGCCGCTGCGGCGCGTACCCCCGCATCGTGGACGCCGTACAGGACGCGGCCGCGGTCGTGCAGGCCGCCGCCCCGGCCCAGGCTCCCGGTGACGGGCGGGTGGTCGCGTGA
- a CDS encoding beta-ketoacyl-[acyl-carrier-protein] synthase family protein, producing MGTGINGVVVTGLGATTPLGGDAEATWQAMLRGENGIRAIEEEWAASLPVRIAGRVRQEPAEMLDRVQARRLDRCEQLALVAAREAWADAGRPEVDPERLAVVVGTGTGGALTLLGQDDILESSGVRKVSPHTVPMLMANGPAAWVSIELGARGGAHTPVSACASGGEALSLALDLIRLGRADVVVAGGTEACVHPLPLAGFAQAKAHSTRNDEPAAASRPFDTGRDGFVIGEGAGLVVLERAEFAAARGARVYARLAGAGVTSDAHHITAAHAPGQVRAIRTALASAGLAPADVALVLAHATSTQAGDLVEARSIAEAVGTHAAVTATKSMTGHLFGAAGALGAIAAVRAVYDGVVPATRNLESPDPEIGLDVVVGGPRRMPVPAALANAFGFGGHNSALLFTSA from the coding sequence ATGGGTACGGGCATCAACGGAGTTGTCGTCACCGGCCTGGGGGCCACCACCCCGCTCGGTGGCGACGCGGAAGCCACCTGGCAGGCGATGCTGCGCGGCGAGAACGGCATCCGCGCCATCGAGGAGGAGTGGGCCGCTTCCCTCCCCGTACGCATCGCCGGGCGGGTGCGGCAGGAGCCGGCCGAGATGCTCGACCGGGTGCAGGCGCGGCGGCTGGATCGCTGCGAACAGCTCGCGCTGGTGGCCGCCCGCGAGGCGTGGGCGGACGCGGGGCGGCCCGAGGTGGACCCGGAACGGCTCGCCGTGGTCGTCGGCACCGGGACCGGCGGGGCACTGACCCTGCTCGGGCAGGACGACATCCTGGAGTCCTCCGGCGTACGCAAGGTCTCCCCGCACACCGTTCCGATGCTGATGGCCAACGGCCCGGCGGCCTGGGTGTCCATCGAGCTCGGCGCGCGCGGCGGCGCGCACACGCCGGTCAGCGCCTGTGCCTCCGGCGGGGAAGCCCTGTCGCTCGCCCTGGACCTGATCCGGCTCGGACGGGCCGACGTGGTGGTGGCCGGCGGCACGGAGGCCTGTGTGCACCCGCTGCCACTGGCCGGGTTCGCGCAGGCCAAGGCCCACTCGACGCGCAACGACGAACCGGCGGCGGCCTCCCGCCCCTTCGACACCGGCCGCGACGGCTTCGTCATCGGCGAGGGCGCGGGGCTGGTGGTCCTGGAGCGGGCGGAGTTCGCGGCCGCGCGCGGGGCGCGGGTGTACGCGCGGCTGGCGGGGGCGGGGGTGACCTCGGACGCCCACCACATCACCGCCGCCCATGCGCCGGGACAGGTACGCGCGATACGCACCGCGCTGGCCTCGGCCGGGCTCGCCCCCGCCGACGTCGCGCTCGTGCTCGCGCATGCGACGTCGACGCAGGCGGGCGACCTGGTGGAGGCGCGGTCGATCGCCGAGGCGGTGGGCACGCACGCCGCGGTGACGGCGACCAAGTCCATGACGGGGCACCTGTTCGGGGCGGCGGGCGCGTTGGGGGCCATCGCGGCCGTGCGGGCGGTGTACGACGGGGTGGTCCCGGCGACCCGCAACCTGGAGTCCCCGGACCCGGAGATCGGCCTGGACGTGGTCGTGGGCGGCCCCCGCCGGATGCCGGTGCCCGCCGCACTGGCGAACGCCTTCGGCTTCGGCGGCCACAACTCCGCCCTCCTCTTCACCTCCGCCTGA
- a CDS encoding 3-oxoacyl-ACP synthase III family protein produces the protein MNPYSRITHAAVHLPARRQHVTEIERLLRRHSPALNLPAGLLQRTFGLHERAVADPGDLPSDLAARAAARLLRTARLVPADIDLLLFAAVSADVREPANAHIVAAKTGVTCQAFDIGDACNGVIDALQVADALIRTGRHRRVLITCGETLTRLSRWHLTRDQLRTGLTSLTGADLGAALLVEASPVPGITGSVFLANSAGWPAATLYDPHHAPDHPQGLHVDSEALLGSFVDLDVQAAQWLKEQHVDVRELDLVCVHQPSVPFMDTFRTRMGIDTAQIVPTFPHTGNAAAATLPLQLAHAVGHNRLAPGDQVALFGLASGASGAVILLRW, from the coding sequence GTGAACCCCTACAGCCGCATCACCCACGCCGCGGTCCACCTGCCCGCGCGACGCCAGCACGTCACCGAGATCGAACGACTTCTCCGCCGGCACAGCCCCGCCCTCAACCTCCCCGCCGGCCTCCTCCAGCGCACCTTCGGCCTCCACGAACGCGCCGTCGCCGACCCCGGCGATCTGCCCTCCGACCTCGCCGCCCGTGCCGCCGCCCGCCTCCTGCGCACCGCCCGCCTGGTCCCGGCCGACATCGACCTGCTGCTGTTCGCCGCCGTCAGCGCGGACGTCCGCGAACCCGCCAACGCCCACATCGTCGCGGCGAAGACGGGCGTGACCTGCCAGGCCTTCGACATCGGCGACGCCTGCAACGGCGTCATCGACGCCCTCCAGGTCGCCGACGCCCTCATCCGCACCGGCCGGCACCGCCGCGTCCTGATCACCTGCGGGGAGACCCTCACCCGCCTCTCCCGCTGGCACCTCACCCGCGACCAGCTGCGCACCGGACTGACCTCCCTGACCGGCGCCGACCTGGGTGCCGCCCTCCTCGTGGAGGCCTCACCCGTGCCGGGCATCACCGGCTCGGTATTCCTCGCCAACTCCGCGGGATGGCCAGCCGCCACCCTCTACGACCCCCACCACGCCCCCGACCACCCCCAGGGTCTTCACGTCGACTCCGAGGCCCTGCTGGGCTCCTTCGTCGACCTCGACGTCCAGGCGGCCCAGTGGCTCAAGGAACAACACGTCGACGTCCGCGAGCTCGACCTCGTCTGCGTCCACCAGCCTTCCGTGCCCTTCATGGACACCTTCCGCACCCGCATGGGCATCGACACCGCGCAGATCGTCCCCACCTTCCCGCACACCGGGAACGCCGCCGCCGCGACCCTGCCCCTCCAACTCGCCCACGCCGTCGGCCACAACCGGCTGGCCCCGGGCGACCAGGTCGCGCTCTTCGGACTCGCCAGCGGCGCCAGCGGCGCGGTGATACTGCTCCGCTGGTGA
- a CDS encoding ABC transporter permease: MITATSSGKRTPALPREEHGVPGRSTSGGFAGALACEWTKLRSVRAPALCLLAGLAVTAVFTFYYASIARINEQAVQPVGNAAAASVVVTQFAAVVLATVAVTSEYSTGTMRASLLWVPRRHRVQAAKALVTGIVVFLTGALSAVVGTVVAWVAFDGRASFDAATTIGQILAIGVYQALVAVLTVGVAFSARHPAGALSALAALLWALPSVLLGLGGDALAAVNDALPYGAGDRFMRVGGDAPYSSATAVLIVAAWTAAAHLTGLYVLRRRDA, from the coding sequence GTGATCACCGCGACATCGTCCGGGAAGCGGACCCCTGCGCTGCCACGGGAGGAACACGGGGTTCCGGGACGGAGCACATCCGGTGGTTTCGCCGGGGCCCTGGCATGCGAGTGGACGAAGCTCCGGTCCGTCCGGGCCCCCGCCCTCTGCCTTCTGGCGGGGCTCGCGGTCACGGCCGTGTTCACGTTCTACTACGCCTCGATCGCCCGCATCAACGAACAGGCGGTCCAGCCCGTCGGGAACGCGGCGGCCGCCTCCGTCGTCGTCACCCAGTTCGCCGCCGTCGTCCTCGCCACGGTCGCGGTGACCTCCGAGTACTCGACGGGGACCATGCGGGCCTCCCTGCTGTGGGTGCCACGGCGGCACCGGGTCCAGGCGGCGAAGGCGCTGGTCACGGGCATCGTCGTATTCCTCACCGGTGCCCTGTCCGCCGTGGTGGGCACGGTCGTCGCCTGGGTGGCATTCGACGGGCGGGCCTCGTTCGACGCCGCCACGACCATCGGCCAGATCCTCGCGATCGGGGTCTACCAGGCGCTCGTGGCCGTACTCACCGTCGGTGTGGCCTTCTCCGCGCGGCACCCGGCCGGCGCGCTGTCGGCCCTCGCCGCACTGCTGTGGGCGCTGCCGAGCGTGCTCCTGGGGCTCGGTGGCGACGCGCTCGCGGCCGTGAACGACGCCCTGCCGTACGGAGCCGGCGACCGTTTCATGCGCGTCGGCGGCGATGCCCCGTACTCCTCGGCGACCGCCGTCCTCATCGTGGCCGCGTGGACCGCGGCGGCGCACCTGACCGGCCTGTACGTGCTGCGCCGCAGGGACGCCTGA
- a CDS encoding SDR family oxidoreductase — protein MTGATGGFGRVIVFRLAGAGWDVIAGARDTDKARSLVADAAERGLALRTVQLDVASEASCRQALLECAEMTGGGPWALVNNAGIPQAGAVADVDDEQARRLLEVNLLGPARLCRLVLPAMAARGGGRIVNISSGLGRVPWPMGAWYSAGKHALSALTHCLRVEAAHLGVRVSLVEPGAFATPMLSRALTDLDTLRDPANPGYDNTTRLFTAVDRRVPGPEPVARTVEACLTARRPRPRYVVGRDARLLVPLHTLLPLTLTDRLKHTVTGLPRTPAPATPPEGSGRRVKETA, from the coding sequence GTGACGGGGGCGACGGGAGGTTTCGGCCGGGTGATCGTGTTCCGTCTGGCGGGCGCGGGCTGGGACGTGATCGCCGGTGCGCGCGATACGGACAAGGCCCGCAGCCTGGTGGCGGACGCCGCCGAGCGGGGACTGGCCCTGCGCACGGTTCAGCTGGACGTCGCGTCCGAGGCATCCTGCCGTCAGGCGCTGCTGGAGTGCGCCGAGATGACGGGTGGCGGCCCGTGGGCGCTGGTCAACAACGCCGGCATCCCGCAGGCGGGCGCGGTCGCCGACGTGGACGACGAACAGGCCCGTCGCCTGCTGGAGGTGAATCTGCTGGGGCCGGCCAGGCTGTGCCGACTCGTCCTGCCCGCCATGGCCGCCCGTGGCGGCGGCCGGATCGTCAACATCTCCTCCGGCCTGGGCCGGGTCCCCTGGCCCATGGGCGCCTGGTACAGCGCGGGCAAGCACGCCCTCTCGGCCCTCACCCACTGCCTTCGCGTAGAGGCCGCCCACCTCGGCGTCCGCGTCAGCCTGGTGGAACCCGGCGCGTTCGCCACGCCCATGCTCAGCCGTGCCCTGACCGACCTCGACACCCTCCGCGACCCCGCGAACCCCGGATATGACAACACCACACGCCTCTTCACCGCCGTGGACCGCCGGGTCCCCGGCCCCGAACCGGTGGCACGCACCGTCGAGGCATGTCTGACGGCCCGCCGGCCCCGCCCCCGCTACGTCGTCGGCCGCGACGCCCGCCTCCTCGTCCCCCTCCACACCCTGCTGCCACTGACCCTCACCGACCGCCTCAAGCACACCGTCACCGGACTGCCCCGCACCCCCGCACCCGCCACACCACCCGAAGGGTCCGGGCGGCGCGTGAAGGAGACGGCGTGA
- a CDS encoding sensor histidine kinase, with amino-acid sequence MRHPRIPPAGLLLADGALWAVLAAVTGYGFRDAGGASSPVVDLLHPLAVLAVTVPLSRSRPAVAVLVVNGLCALGLADSATPANAHVLSLAALSCLLGVRVARARGPLVVLAACMGVDVAVCAVLQVPAVWWFYTLTVLPAALLLPWLAGRHWRGRRELVRDGWRLAQSLEERQHLVAERARLTERADIAADMHDSLGHVLSLVALRAGALELSPDLTDGDRADLAELRGTIADAVEQLRQTVAVLHEPRREGTETREGAGGPSVKDTVADLLGRAAASGVPVSWERRGAVPVLPPLVERGMYRVVQEALTNAVKHAPGRAVRVGIDHAADHTRVSVVNAAARDERAERAPTTGGRGLTGLRERVLVLGGALHTGPHEGGFRVTAVLPHQAPARPLRQAAATRSGRRDDHGAASESAERLAAVRRTARRRTIAACAAPAAAAAFFVPAAAYLAWQLTTGVLPPSRFDALEPGRPRAELGHLLPARAFPYPPDHARSAPRPPGADCRFYRSGRDLLDQVDLYRLCWSDGVLVAKDTLEANRN; translated from the coding sequence ATGCGGCACCCTCGCATTCCCCCGGCCGGGCTCCTTCTCGCCGACGGGGCGCTGTGGGCCGTGCTCGCCGCCGTCACCGGATACGGGTTCCGGGACGCGGGCGGGGCCTCCTCGCCGGTGGTGGACCTGCTGCACCCCCTGGCCGTGCTGGCGGTGACCGTACCGCTGTCCCGCAGCCGGCCGGCGGTGGCGGTGCTCGTCGTCAACGGGTTGTGCGCGCTGGGCCTGGCCGATTCCGCGACCCCGGCCAACGCCCATGTCCTGTCGCTGGCTGCGCTGAGCTGTCTGCTCGGTGTGCGGGTCGCACGGGCCCGGGGACCGCTGGTGGTGCTCGCGGCGTGCATGGGTGTCGACGTCGCGGTCTGCGCCGTGCTGCAGGTGCCGGCCGTGTGGTGGTTCTACACCCTGACGGTGCTGCCCGCCGCGCTCCTGCTGCCGTGGCTGGCGGGACGCCACTGGCGCGGTCGGCGTGAACTGGTGCGGGACGGATGGAGGCTGGCCCAGAGCCTGGAGGAGCGCCAGCACCTCGTCGCGGAGCGGGCGCGGCTGACCGAACGCGCGGACATCGCGGCCGACATGCACGACTCCCTCGGGCATGTCCTGAGCCTGGTCGCCCTGCGCGCCGGCGCCCTGGAACTCTCCCCGGATCTCACCGACGGTGACCGCGCCGACCTCGCCGAGCTGCGCGGCACGATCGCCGACGCCGTCGAGCAGCTGCGGCAGACCGTCGCCGTCCTGCACGAACCGCGGCGGGAAGGAACGGAGACACGGGAGGGCGCGGGCGGGCCGTCCGTCAAGGACACGGTCGCCGACCTTCTCGGCCGGGCGGCCGCTTCCGGAGTGCCGGTGAGCTGGGAACGGCGTGGAGCGGTGCCCGTCCTGCCACCGCTGGTCGAACGCGGGATGTACCGCGTGGTGCAGGAAGCCCTCACCAACGCCGTGAAACACGCCCCGGGACGCGCCGTCCGGGTGGGGATCGACCACGCGGCCGACCACACCCGCGTGAGCGTCGTGAACGCCGCCGCGCGGGACGAGCGGGCCGAACGGGCTCCCACGACCGGAGGCCGGGGACTGACAGGGCTTCGGGAACGGGTGCTGGTCCTCGGCGGCGCCCTGCACACGGGGCCGCACGAGGGCGGTTTCCGTGTCACCGCCGTCCTCCCCCACCAGGCCCCCGCCCGCCCCCTGCGGCAGGCGGCCGCCACCCGGAGCGGAAGGCGCGACGACCACGGCGCCGCCTCGGAATCCGCCGAACGCCTCGCCGCGGTGCGGCGCACCGCGCGGCGCCGCACCATTGCCGCATGCGCGGCGCCCGCCGCCGCCGCGGCGTTCTTCGTCCCGGCCGCCGCCTATCTGGCCTGGCAGCTGACGACGGGCGTACTCCCGCCGTCCCGGTTCGACGCCCTGGAGCCGGGACGACCCCGCGCCGAGCTCGGCCATCTGCTCCCGGCCCGCGCCTTCCCGTATCCGCCCGACCACGCCCGTTCCGCACCCCGGCCGCCGGGTGCCGACTGCCGGTTCTACCGCTCCGGTCGCGACCTGCTGGACCAGGTGGACCTCTACCGGCTGTGCTGGTCCGACGGCGTTCTCGTGGCCAAGGACACCCTGGAGGCGAACCGGAACTGA